One Candidatus Zixiibacteriota bacterium genomic window, TTTATCTGTGGGACTCAGGACATTCACGAGGAATTGGAGAGAAAAATCTCAGAATTTTTGGGCACTGAAGATACCATCCTTTATACCTCCTGCTTTGATGCTAATGGCGGGCTTTTCGAAACCCTCTTAGACCAGGACTGCGTGGTGATCAGCGATGAGCTTAATCATGCCAGCATAATCGATGGGATCAGACTGTGCAAAGCAGAAAGGAAAAAGTTCAAGCATGCTGATATGGCAGATTTGGAAACTCAACTTAAGGAAAGCGGCAGGCACAGGATAAGGATGATCGCCACAGACGGAGTTTTCTCTATGGATGGAGATATCGCCAGATTAGACCAGATCTGTGATTTAGGGGAAAAGTATAATGCTCTGGTTATGGTGGACGACTCTCATGCTACCGGCATCTTAGGGAAAACCGGAAAAGGGTCAATCGAATATCGTGGAGTAGAGAAAAGGATAGATATCATCACCAGTACCCTGGGTAAAGCCTTAGGAGGCGCCTGCGGAGGATTCACCAGCTCCAGAAAGGAGATAATAGACCTGTTGAGACAGCGCTCCAGGCCTTATCTTTTCTCCAATACCCTCCCTCCCTCACTGGTTTATGCGAGCATCAAAGTCCTGGAGATTCTAAAAAGAAAGCCCGAGCTTTTACATAAACTATACAAGAATACCTCTTATTTCAGGGAAAAAATGAAAGAGGCTGGGTTCCAGATTAGGGATGGGGTCCACCCGATTTGCCCGATTATGCTATATAATGCCAGGCTGGCTCAGGATTTTGCTAAAGACCTGTATTATGAAGGAATCTACGTTGTCGGATTTTCTTACCCGGTGGTCCCTCAAGGACAGGCAAGGATAAGAGTCCAGATCTCAGCCGTGCATGAGACCAAACATCTGGACAAAGCCGTTGAAG contains:
- the kbl gene encoding glycine C-acetyltransferase, producing the protein MAYSTFKGLYQAELKKIKEAGLNKEERYILSPQRADVEVEFPPGAEKKEVVIFCSNNYLGLASHPELIKAAQEGLEKYGFGLACVRFICGTQDIHEELERKISEFLGTEDTILYTSCFDANGGLFETLLDQDCVVISDELNHASIIDGIRLCKAERKKFKHADMADLETQLKESGRHRIRMIATDGVFSMDGDIARLDQICDLGEKYNALVMVDDSHATGILGKTGKGSIEYRGVEKRIDIITSTLGKALGGACGGFTSSRKEIIDLLRQRSRPYLFSNTLPPSLVYASIKVLEILKRKPELLHKLYKNTSYFREKMKEAGFQIRDGVHPICPIMLYNARLAQDFAKDLYYEGIYVVGFSYPVVPQGQARIRVQISAVHETKHLDKAVEAFIKIGKKYDILGKDKAAIIEKYGM